The Chitinophaga flava genome has a segment encoding these proteins:
- a CDS encoding carboxylesterase family protein produces MKKFFLSIVCLLMGIASYAQHIYQIRADSVRIYNTCDTAELILENHTQDTLGFLFNKWKGRTEFRKLRLVPVGDTAVALPGQDTLSLRALMWSGGLSRGLIITGDADYLIPQEVGGVVLRDITLRRKITLPAPESNRNREIVILDKTTGNYRWWVKGAFVPRDMKGTPPYLAKDSLTISKGDKLILFSDGNKWYDLNVCAAGANKAPTVNAGKDTTLPAGSTQTTMNGSVTPGSSNYYTSIWTVISQPSGSPKVNFADSSKLNSGVSNLTGGSYVFVITVTDQLGLTAKDTIKVLVPMPSQMFSSGGPNDNVYDTTNGNKTWVYLPDGYDPNSNPAYPLIIFLHGGGEYGNDISKVLNPFGGLPIYLYNKSFPMQSVVIAPQSPTANWTKESIKAAYDYAVKNYHVDVDRVYVTGLSFGGGAACLAVASYPSLFAAYIPISPTDNDLQKNGIIAKNIGAYYVQDFIDPYVPSTITWDCINTINSASPKGLYPPQIKMLTIGDHEPTIWNQTVYDKTKASFDFEKDFFLLYNRKPELAAANFVTRAEEKEDFTEYSKALILVQKLPASADKSALEQRLRVLLQRLTEYYRYYVIDPGVASNTSVPNTNKIIDNTPGTIINGLKDIKGSTYPLSFKVVSASVSANFDDGLDNDYMGLDHTIYRDGAVIDATGATYAFGGLSDNSGYDIRIYHANRNTDKTTSSALTATVNGANVSSGYAAWNTNDYVDVTNVKSTGGVINLTLKSRSLSNLPPGQSGIVAIVLKEKPGPQPGNRAQFNFSKTPQNVPGWTSAYGNFTQNVQEFTDNPTGWVLSTVNTANWGTYYTGYGADDNGMSTGDFSTDFPADVVRSHVMNGFMKFDGSNYGLEIKGSNGQGLPAGKYQVKLISSIKSTVDRKGQAFVNVKFGGTSNQLQYVYPTDNTNNYVTFNGQIKAGETIKVSINRNDNNYSDVAFISGLIIEKIN; encoded by the coding sequence ATGAAAAAATTTTTTCTTTCCATTGTATGCCTCCTGATGGGTATCGCATCCTATGCGCAGCACATCTACCAGATACGCGCTGACAGTGTGCGTATCTACAATACCTGCGATACAGCGGAACTGATCCTGGAAAACCATACCCAGGACACATTGGGTTTCCTCTTCAACAAATGGAAGGGACGGACCGAATTCCGTAAGCTCCGGCTGGTGCCGGTAGGAGATACTGCAGTGGCATTACCCGGTCAGGATACCCTTTCCCTGCGGGCACTTATGTGGTCGGGTGGACTTTCCCGCGGCCTTATTATCACCGGGGATGCTGATTACCTCATCCCGCAGGAAGTAGGGGGGGTGGTGCTCCGTGATATCACCCTCAGAAGAAAGATAACGTTGCCTGCTCCGGAGAGTAACCGTAACCGTGAGATCGTGATCCTTGATAAAACCACTGGCAACTACCGCTGGTGGGTAAAGGGGGCTTTTGTGCCCCGCGATATGAAAGGTACGCCACCTTATCTGGCTAAAGACAGTCTGACCATCAGCAAAGGAGATAAACTGATTCTCTTTTCGGATGGTAATAAATGGTACGACCTGAATGTATGCGCGGCAGGTGCCAACAAAGCCCCAACTGTTAATGCAGGTAAAGATACCACGTTGCCAGCCGGTTCTACGCAAACCACCATGAATGGCTCTGTGACACCCGGTTCCAGCAACTATTACACTTCTATCTGGACAGTTATATCACAACCATCCGGATCTCCGAAAGTGAATTTTGCCGATAGCTCCAAATTAAACAGCGGTGTATCCAATCTCACCGGCGGCAGTTATGTCTTCGTGATTACCGTCACCGACCAGCTGGGACTGACAGCTAAAGATACTATCAAAGTGCTGGTGCCGATGCCTTCGCAGATGTTCTCCAGCGGCGGCCCTAATGATAACGTATACGACACTACGAACGGCAACAAAACTTGGGTATATCTGCCGGATGGCTACGATCCCAACAGCAACCCGGCTTACCCGCTGATTATCTTCCTGCACGGTGGTGGGGAGTATGGTAACGATATCAGTAAGGTGTTGAATCCTTTTGGAGGGCTGCCCATATACCTGTATAACAAAAGCTTCCCGATGCAATCCGTCGTGATTGCGCCACAGTCACCCACTGCAAACTGGACCAAAGAATCGATAAAGGCTGCTTATGATTATGCGGTGAAGAACTATCATGTGGATGTGGACAGGGTGTATGTGACCGGTCTGTCTTTTGGTGGTGGCGCGGCTTGCCTGGCAGTAGCTTCCTATCCTTCCCTGTTTGCGGCTTATATTCCTATATCGCCTACTGACAATGATCTGCAAAAAAATGGTATCATCGCCAAAAATATAGGTGCTTATTATGTACAGGATTTTATTGATCCTTATGTGCCTTCCACTATCACCTGGGATTGTATCAATACCATCAATAGTGCTAGTCCTAAAGGACTTTATCCGCCACAGATAAAGATGCTCACCATCGGTGACCACGAACCTACTATCTGGAACCAGACAGTTTACGATAAAACGAAGGCCTCTTTTGATTTTGAAAAGGATTTCTTCTTGTTATACAATCGCAAACCGGAGTTAGCAGCGGCCAACTTTGTCACCAGGGCAGAAGAGAAGGAAGACTTCACCGAATACAGCAAAGCGCTGATCCTGGTACAGAAACTTCCGGCTTCAGCTGATAAATCAGCGCTGGAACAACGTTTGCGCGTACTGTTGCAACGACTCACGGAATACTATCGTTATTACGTCATCGATCCGGGTGTGGCTTCCAATACATCGGTACCTAACACCAATAAGATCATCGACAACACACCCGGTACCATCATTAATGGACTGAAGGATATCAAAGGAAGTACTTATCCGCTCAGCTTTAAAGTGGTGAGCGCTAGTGTGTCCGCCAACTTCGACGACGGGCTGGACAACGATTACATGGGCCTCGACCATACTATCTACAGAGACGGTGCTGTGATCGATGCTACCGGCGCCACCTATGCCTTTGGCGGCTTGTCAGATAATTCCGGTTATGATATAAGGATTTATCATGCCAACAGAAACACTGATAAAACAACTTCTTCTGCACTGACTGCAACCGTCAACGGTGCGAATGTGAGCTCCGGTTATGCGGCCTGGAATACTAATGATTATGTTGATGTGACCAATGTGAAATCTACCGGTGGCGTCATCAACCTGACATTAAAATCAAGATCGCTGTCAAACCTGCCTCCAGGCCAGTCAGGCATAGTGGCTATTGTGCTGAAAGAAAAACCGGGACCTCAGCCAGGAAACAGAGCACAGTTTAATTTCAGTAAAACACCGCAGAATGTTCCGGGCTGGACTAGTGCCTACGGTAATTTCACACAGAATGTGCAAGAGTTTACAGACAACCCCACCGGTTGGGTACTTAGCACTGTCAACACCGCCAACTGGGGTACATACTACACGGGATATGGCGCTGATGATAATGGTATGAGCACTGGTGACTTCAGCACCGATTTTCCTGCCGATGTGGTACGTAGCCATGTGATGAATGGTTTCATGAAGTTTGATGGTTCCAACTACGGCCTGGAAATAAAAGGTAGCAACGGCCAGGGTTTACCAGCTGGTAAATACCAGGTGAAACTGATCTCCTCCATAAAATCTACTGTAGACCGGAAAGGACAGGCCTTTGTGAATGTGAAATTCGGCGGTACGAGCAACCAGCTGCAATACGTATATCCGACGGATAATACCAACAACTATGTCACTTTCAACGGGCAGATCAAAGCAGGAGAAACGATCAAGGTCAGCATCAACCGTAATGATAATAACTACTCTGACGTTGCATTTATATCAGGATTGATTATCGAGAAAATTAATTAG
- a CDS encoding TonB-dependent receptor family protein: MRALPTACLFSVLIGSVLNGYTQDTSPQGKKTVPGDSLWNISLQDVTVTSNGLNNKIKNLASTVNIVNNRQIKELGIQSVGDAIRLIPGANYQDEDGRGLKPGIGLRGLDPGRNGYVVVLVDGKIPLGQSYGQLGAYYMLPIASLERIEVIKGASPVLYGAGSIGGVINLITKKGQGKPNAEASIEAGSYNYLNANASAYGDNGKFNYYVNYNRRQGNGFRTSRAAFNTNDVTFRVGAKLDSTNELAVSGNVYTEDAETPGGLSEQQYKDNYRQSVNPFDHFYAQRYSTAITYKKTLDATNTLSLSVFANYFKRNWWYDTKRDKKSILGDLRDIFTGGAVLEYNRTNKLFGLDNSLIVGLKYLGDQTNSIKVMGDDPLQHTGKTTFSTTIPTNVMEGYIQNEIHFSDKFSFTPGLRYTAINYGQSDYMTGQKLSTETSVFIYSFGLLYKPVERFRVYSTVSKGYNPPVLNAALDPGTVKDGRSLGAETSNNYEVGIRTTPVNWLDLSLSGYILDFNHKLTEEGGVFSNAGKAMHKGIEFELNIQPFKGMRLYTTGALQRATFEEGANKGNLLPYAPQQLLTIGAKYQTRAGAGELIVNAWNTFTGKQYNDALNTEEPSADGGNGAIPSYNLLNLSLNYNWHNWGVSLTANNLLNERYFTHRYDFWGGLFPGAPTTVNVGLSYRIHR; this comes from the coding sequence ATGAGAGCATTACCTACTGCTTGTCTCTTTTCAGTTTTAATCGGTTCGGTTTTAAATGGATACACACAGGACACTTCGCCACAAGGGAAGAAAACGGTGCCTGGAGACAGCCTCTGGAATATATCCCTGCAGGATGTAACGGTTACTTCCAATGGTTTAAACAATAAGATTAAAAATCTGGCGAGTACAGTCAATATCGTTAACAACCGGCAGATCAAGGAACTGGGTATCCAGTCAGTAGGCGACGCCATCCGCCTGATCCCCGGTGCCAATTATCAGGATGAAGATGGTCGTGGGTTAAAGCCGGGAATAGGATTGCGTGGTCTTGACCCCGGAAGAAACGGGTATGTGGTGGTACTGGTAGATGGAAAAATTCCATTAGGACAAAGCTATGGCCAGCTGGGAGCCTATTATATGTTGCCCATTGCTTCACTGGAACGGATTGAAGTGATCAAAGGTGCTTCGCCGGTATTGTATGGTGCTGGTTCCATCGGTGGTGTCATCAACCTGATTACAAAAAAAGGGCAGGGGAAACCCAATGCAGAAGCCAGTATTGAAGCGGGCAGCTATAACTATTTAAATGCGAATGCATCTGCATATGGGGATAATGGTAAGTTTAACTATTATGTCAACTACAACCGCCGGCAGGGTAATGGCTTCCGTACCAGTAGGGCTGCTTTTAATACCAATGATGTTACCTTTCGGGTAGGTGCCAAACTGGATTCTACCAACGAGCTGGCCGTTTCCGGAAATGTTTATACAGAAGATGCTGAAACACCGGGAGGCCTTTCCGAACAGCAGTATAAAGACAACTACAGGCAAAGTGTCAACCCATTCGATCACTTCTACGCGCAGCGTTATTCCACGGCTATCACCTATAAGAAAACCCTGGATGCTACCAACACACTCTCCCTGTCTGTTTTTGCCAATTATTTTAAACGTAACTGGTGGTATGATACCAAACGGGATAAAAAATCCATCCTGGGAGATCTGAGGGATATCTTCACCGGTGGTGCTGTATTGGAGTATAACCGTACCAATAAGTTGTTTGGATTGGATAATTCATTGATCGTGGGGCTGAAGTACCTCGGAGACCAGACCAATAGCATAAAGGTGATGGGTGATGATCCTCTGCAACATACGGGCAAAACTACTTTCTCTACCACCATTCCTACCAATGTAATGGAAGGGTATATACAGAACGAGATACATTTCTCTGATAAGTTTAGCTTCACCCCGGGTTTACGGTATACCGCTATCAACTACGGGCAGAGCGATTATATGACCGGTCAGAAGCTGTCTACTGAGACCAGTGTTTTCATATATTCCTTCGGGTTATTGTACAAACCGGTAGAAAGATTCAGGGTTTATTCCACTGTTTCCAAAGGGTACAATCCTCCGGTTTTGAATGCCGCTTTAGATCCGGGCACTGTTAAAGATGGCCGCAGCCTGGGAGCTGAAACATCCAACAACTATGAAGTGGGTATCCGTACTACGCCGGTAAACTGGCTGGACCTGAGCCTGAGTGGGTATATACTGGACTTTAACCATAAACTGACGGAAGAAGGCGGCGTTTTCTCTAATGCCGGTAAAGCTATGCACAAGGGTATTGAGTTTGAACTGAATATACAGCCTTTTAAAGGTATGCGCTTATATACTACCGGTGCTTTGCAGCGAGCTACTTTCGAAGAGGGAGCCAATAAGGGAAACCTGTTGCCCTATGCGCCACAGCAATTGCTGACGATAGGAGCCAAATACCAGACGCGTGCCGGTGCAGGTGAGTTGATTGTGAATGCCTGGAATACCTTTACCGGAAAACAGTATAATGATGCGCTGAATACAGAGGAGCCATCTGCAGATGGAGGCAACGGCGCCATTCCTTCCTATAATTTGCTGAACCTCTCTCTGAATTATAACTGGCATAACTGGGGTGTAAGCCTGACTGCCAACAATCTGCTGAATGAGCGGTATTTTACCCACCGTTATGATTTCTGGGGTGGTCTTTTCCCAGGAGCGCCAACTACGGTGAATGTGGGTCTGTCATACCGTATTCACCGGTAA